The following are from one region of the Thermoflexus sp. genome:
- a CDS encoding M23 family metallopeptidase gives MEFVVGTAMGLQSLIMIARWINPDAYEGHSGYDFALTYEPVLAAADGVVIRAGWWDWYHRSRGYGLFIEIDYQNGYSTFWDEQGRWVGPSAPVFEASHIVDDVPPSLSDPFFRKGHTLDNRLVACPPDPCPYWYSVTGQGYGGDMLWTYGNDEVRDYWALWIPPHPGIYEVQVFVPSEHPNMRQPGGLATGWFPPWTTCRLFP, from the coding sequence ATGGAATTTGTGGTCGGAACAGCAATGGGGTTGCAATCGCTTATTATGATCGCCCGTTGGATCAACCCGGACGCCTACGAAGGACACTCAGGTTATGATTTTGCTCTAACCTACGAGCCTGTCCTGGCTGCTGCGGATGGTGTTGTGATCCGAGCAGGATGGTGGGATTGGTATCATCGAAGCAGAGGTTACGGATTGTTCATCGAGATTGATTATCAGAATGGCTATTCAACTTTTTGGGATGAGCAGGGACGCTGGGTAGGGCCATCGGCACCAGTCTTTGAGGCTTCCCACATTGTGGACGATGTGCCACCCTCTCTTTCCGACCCTTTCTTCCGAAAAGGGCACACTCTCGACAATCGCTTGGTCGCTTGTCCTCCGGATCCCTGTCCTTACTGGTATTCTGTCACTGGGCAAGGATATGGTGGGGATATGTTATGGACGTATGGAAACGATGAAGTACGGGACTATTGGGCTTTGTGGATCCCGCCTCATCCCGGCATTTATGAAGTTCAGGTCTTCGTTCCTTCCGAACATCCGAACATGCGACAACCTGGTGGGCTCGCTACTGGCTGGTTTCCCCCTTGGACTACATGCCGGCTCTTCCCATGA
- a CDS encoding S1C family serine protease — protein sequence MSDSSSGFGNRTWMWIVALILVGLACGCIGLAVGGLVGYLIGRGPGTPAPTRPPSGAPWLGVRVIHEADGARVLEVLPGSPAEEAGLRPSDRITAVNGELVNDRHPLPDLLRRYRPGDTVRLTVVRDGEERTVSVTLGRAP from the coding sequence ATGAGCGATTCGTCCTCGGGTTTCGGGAACCGGACGTGGATGTGGATCGTGGCCCTGATCCTGGTCGGCCTGGCCTGCGGGTGCATCGGCCTGGCAGTGGGCGGGCTGGTCGGTTATCTGATCGGCAGGGGCCCGGGCACCCCAGCCCCTACCCGGCCCCCCTCCGGCGCTCCCTGGCTGGGGGTGCGGGTGATCCACGAGGCGGATGGCGCCCGGGTCCTCGAGGTGCTGCCCGGCAGCCCGGCGGAGGAGGCCGGCCTGCGCCCCAGCGACCGGATCACCGCGGTGAACGGGGAGCTCGTCAACGACCGCCATCCGCTCCCTGATCTCCTGCGGCGCTATCGCCCCGGGGACACCGTGCGCCTGACGGTGGTCCGGGACGGGGAGGAACGGACCGTCTCCGTCACGCTGGGCCGGGCTCCCTGA
- a CDS encoding YtxH domain-containing protein: MRRAIFWIYGFLVGGLIGAGLVLLFTPQSGEDLRKKIQARWRQILEEGRQAAAQHRAELERELAMLTRRTPPAPSS; this comes from the coding sequence ATGCGACGCGCGATCTTCTGGATTTATGGCTTTCTGGTGGGTGGATTAATCGGGGCCGGTCTGGTCCTGCTGTTCACCCCTCAATCGGGCGAGGACCTGCGCAAAAAGATTCAGGCCCGATGGCGGCAGATCCTGGAGGAAGGACGCCAGGCGGCGGCCCAGCATCGGGCGGAGCTGGAACGGGAGCTGGCGATGCTCACCCGTCGAACTCCGCCCGCCCCATCATCGTAG
- a CDS encoding SAM-dependent chlorinase/fluorinase gives MRIITLTTDFGDEDGYVGTMKGVILSIAPDVRLVDLSHHIPPQDIRRAAFVVAEAAPYFPPGTIHLAVVDPGVGSGRRALIVETEGALFVGPDNGLFSFILDAHPEARCYALEEPSYRLPRVSYTFHGRDVFAPAAAHLARGVPPAAFGPPVTDPVRLPPPRLELEEERIVGEILHADRFGNLVTSIGRLQWQGATLVLQPAFGPLARRFPVVFRASEARVEIGDRVLPGIVHTFAEGEPGELIAYPGSSGFLEIGLVHGCAAAALEARRGDPVVVRVRLLSLE, from the coding sequence ATGCGGATCATCACCCTGACGACGGACTTCGGCGATGAGGATGGCTACGTGGGGACGATGAAGGGGGTGATCCTCTCCATCGCCCCCGATGTGCGGCTGGTGGATCTGAGCCACCATATCCCGCCCCAGGATATCCGGCGGGCGGCCTTCGTGGTGGCGGAGGCGGCGCCCTATTTCCCGCCCGGGACCATCCACCTCGCGGTGGTGGATCCCGGGGTGGGCAGCGGGCGCCGCGCCCTGATCGTGGAGACCGAAGGGGCGCTCTTCGTGGGGCCGGATAACGGGCTCTTCAGCTTCATCCTGGACGCGCACCCGGAGGCCCGGTGTTATGCCCTCGAGGAGCCCTCCTATCGCCTGCCCCGGGTCAGCTACACCTTCCACGGTCGGGATGTCTTCGCCCCGGCGGCGGCCCACCTCGCCCGGGGGGTCCCCCCCGCCGCCTTCGGCCCGCCGGTGACCGATCCGGTCCGCCTGCCGCCGCCCCGCCTGGAGCTGGAGGAGGAGCGCATCGTCGGGGAGATCCTGCACGCCGATCGCTTCGGGAACCTGGTGACCAGCATCGGCCGGCTCCAGTGGCAGGGGGCCACGCTCGTTCTGCAGCCCGCTTTCGGTCCCCTCGCCCGGCGTTTCCCGGTGGTCTTCCGGGCCAGCGAGGCGCGGGTGGAGATCGGCGATCGAGTGCTTCCAGGCATCGTCCATACGTTCGCGGAGGGGGAACCGGGCGAGCTGATCGCCTACCCGGGCAGCTCCGGCTTCCTGGAGATCGGACTGGTCCATGGGTGCGCCGCGGCCGCCCTGGAGGCCCGGCGGGGGGATCCGGTGGTCGTGCGGGTGCGCCTTCTGTCGCTGGAGTGA
- a CDS encoding transglutaminase TgpA family protein — MVGERQVGLSRAFPMAPAVSRGVGGTLWMLFLLLVINGSAAWTVTLSGWADGLEILPPVAIGGLLIGWLLAISRFPGPVALVLNLGYGAVWVGYLSARLIHVPTWSLKLQWLGYRLTVWAMEAMRGGRGSDPLPFVVLMGALIWLAASASAWYSFRTIRSWRALLPAGLITFINAYYYLGPRPLTLFLIAYLLGALLWLVTVHYEEQSYRWRLERVWFVPDLGVDILRAGLVMAGLTLALAWLLPAGGTNEMVSRAWGEVSRPLRRSQETFNRLFSSLRSQRPAYGSPLSRTLSFGGPRRLSDTPVMDVKAQGPARYWRGMVYDVYTSSGWLSSGEDEQSRAPMTALTARPLWEGRAVVTQTFIVYLPGNTLIFAAQHPVAVSLPSIVQGRFNAQAHDLMLIRSPRPFGAQQIYEAISLVPVPDVESLRQAGTVYPEWVQRYLQLPSDLDPRIRRLAERITAGYDTPYDKAAALEAWLRRNIRYNENIPPPPPGRDGVVYVLFDIRQGYCDYYASAMAVMARALGIPARVVSGYAQGEWMPDGRYRVRQRDAHTWVEIYFPGFGWVEFEPTAAQPSILRPQRPISPTPTPAAPGPIDSTPGAPRPMPTPRRMLEGDFDIQPGESLPLPRASRFSVGLVTVGFVGALGFLSLALGIRDHYRVRRLSPAARGYLWMNRVAWLLGIRFPASWTPMERARYLGGLIPEVAGALEQVAECYSAVRFGGRRARALPPPPGWVPRLLYKGLQWRLRQALPPIGKGSMAGPRVSFRR, encoded by the coding sequence ATGGTGGGAGAACGCCAGGTAGGGCTCTCCCGGGCCTTCCCGATGGCGCCGGCCGTCTCCCGCGGGGTAGGGGGGACGCTCTGGATGCTGTTCCTCCTGCTGGTGATCAACGGCTCGGCCGCATGGACGGTGACGCTATCCGGTTGGGCAGATGGCCTGGAGATCCTTCCGCCGGTGGCCATCGGGGGCCTCCTCATCGGGTGGCTGCTGGCGATCTCCCGTTTCCCGGGGCCTGTCGCCCTGGTGCTGAATCTGGGGTATGGAGCCGTCTGGGTCGGGTATCTCAGCGCCCGTCTGATCCATGTGCCCACCTGGTCGCTGAAACTTCAGTGGCTGGGCTATCGTCTCACCGTCTGGGCGATGGAGGCCATGCGGGGCGGTCGCGGCAGCGACCCGCTCCCCTTCGTGGTCCTGATGGGCGCTCTGATCTGGCTGGCCGCCAGCGCGAGCGCCTGGTATTCTTTTCGGACGATCCGATCATGGCGGGCGTTGCTTCCGGCCGGGCTCATTACCTTTATCAACGCCTATTACTATCTGGGTCCCCGTCCGCTCACCCTCTTCCTGATCGCCTACCTTCTGGGCGCGCTGCTCTGGCTGGTCACGGTTCATTATGAGGAGCAGAGCTACCGATGGCGGCTGGAGCGGGTATGGTTCGTCCCGGATCTGGGGGTGGACATCCTGCGGGCGGGGCTGGTGATGGCCGGGCTGACGCTGGCCTTGGCCTGGTTGCTTCCGGCGGGGGGGACCAATGAGATGGTTTCCCGGGCCTGGGGCGAGGTCAGCCGGCCGTTGCGCCGGAGCCAGGAGACCTTTAACCGATTGTTCAGCTCCCTGCGTTCCCAGCGCCCGGCCTATGGGAGCCCCCTCAGCCGCACGCTGTCTTTCGGTGGCCCGCGGCGGCTGAGCGACACGCCGGTGATGGATGTGAAAGCGCAGGGGCCCGCCCGCTACTGGCGTGGTATGGTTTACGATGTCTACACCTCCAGCGGCTGGCTTTCCTCGGGGGAAGATGAACAGAGCCGCGCGCCGATGACGGCTCTGACGGCGCGGCCTCTCTGGGAAGGCCGGGCGGTGGTCACCCAGACGTTCATCGTCTATCTCCCCGGCAACACCCTGATCTTCGCCGCTCAGCATCCCGTCGCGGTCAGCCTGCCCTCCATTGTTCAGGGGCGTTTCAACGCCCAGGCCCATGATCTGATGCTGATCCGCAGCCCACGGCCCTTCGGCGCCCAGCAGATCTATGAGGCCATCTCCCTGGTCCCGGTTCCTGATGTCGAGAGCCTGCGGCAGGCGGGGACAGTTTATCCGGAATGGGTGCAGCGGTATCTGCAGTTGCCCTCCGATCTGGATCCCCGGATCCGCCGTCTGGCCGAGCGGATCACGGCCGGTTACGATACGCCTTACGATAAGGCGGCGGCGCTCGAGGCCTGGCTGCGCCGCAATATCCGTTATAATGAGAACATCCCGCCCCCCCCACCCGGCCGGGACGGCGTGGTGTATGTGCTCTTCGACATCCGTCAGGGATACTGTGATTACTATGCGTCCGCGATGGCAGTGATGGCCCGCGCCCTGGGCATCCCGGCCCGGGTGGTGAGCGGTTACGCGCAGGGGGAGTGGATGCCCGATGGGCGTTATCGGGTGCGTCAGCGGGATGCCCACACCTGGGTGGAGATCTACTTCCCGGGCTTCGGATGGGTGGAATTCGAACCCACCGCGGCCCAGCCTTCCATCCTCCGCCCGCAGCGTCCCATCTCCCCGACCCCCACCCCCGCGGCCCCTGGGCCCATCGATTCAACGCCTGGGGCGCCCCGGCCGATGCCGACCCCCCGCCGTATGCTGGAAGGGGATTTCGACATCCAGCCGGGGGAATCGCTTCCCTTGCCCCGGGCTTCACGCTTCTCGGTGGGGCTCGTGACGGTGGGCTTCGTTGGAGCGCTGGGATTCCTGAGCTTGGCGCTTGGGATCCGGGATCACTATCGGGTGCGCCGGCTCTCCCCGGCCGCTCGGGGTTACCTCTGGATGAACCGGGTGGCGTGGCTGCTGGGGATCCGGTTCCCGGCCTCCTGGACCCCGATGGAGCGCGCCCGTTATTTGGGGGGTCTGATCCCGGAAGTTGCTGGGGCGCTGGAGCAGGTGGCGGAGTGTTACAGCGCGGTCCGGTTCGGAGGACGTCGGGCCCGGGCGCTCCCACCGCCTCCAGGATGGGTGCCGCGCCTTCTGTATAAGGGGCTTCAGTGGCGGCTCCGGCAAGCCCTGCCCCCGATCGGGAAGGGATCTATGGCAGGGCCTCGCGTTTCGTTCCGCAGGTAA
- the surE gene encoding 5'/3'-nucleotidase SurE — protein MPLILVTNDDGIRSPGLRAAAAALQTLGQVVVVAPVEQWSGAGRCMPATSEGRIYPETLMVNGGILRAYAVEGTPAQVVDHAILEILPRPPDLVVSGINYGENVGSGVTISGTVGAALEAASFGIPALAVSLQTPVEHHLGYSEEIDFRAAAYFTCLFARAVLRQALPFDVDVLKIDIPATATPETPWRWTRQSRQRYFVPVRPMRRRPTDPGPLGYRVEIDFERLEPDSDIHALVVDQVVSVTPLSLDLTSRVSERELRQWWENAR, from the coding sequence GTGCCGCTCATCCTGGTGACCAACGACGATGGGATCCGATCCCCCGGGTTGCGGGCGGCGGCAGCTGCCCTGCAAACCCTGGGGCAGGTGGTGGTGGTGGCTCCCGTCGAGCAGTGGTCCGGCGCGGGGCGTTGTATGCCGGCCACCTCCGAGGGGCGGATCTATCCGGAGACCCTGATGGTGAACGGCGGGATCCTCCGGGCCTATGCGGTGGAGGGGACGCCGGCTCAGGTGGTGGATCACGCGATCCTGGAGATCCTGCCGCGCCCGCCGGATCTGGTGGTCTCCGGCATCAATTACGGGGAGAACGTGGGCTCCGGGGTAACCATCTCGGGCACCGTGGGGGCCGCCCTGGAGGCGGCCAGCTTCGGCATCCCCGCTCTGGCGGTCTCCCTGCAGACCCCGGTGGAGCACCACCTGGGGTATTCGGAGGAGATCGATTTCCGCGCCGCCGCTTATTTCACCTGCTTATTTGCCCGGGCGGTCCTCCGGCAGGCGTTGCCTTTTGATGTGGATGTGCTCAAAATCGATATCCCCGCCACCGCCACGCCGGAGACGCCGTGGCGCTGGACCCGCCAGTCCCGCCAGCGGTATTTCGTTCCGGTGCGGCCGATGCGCCGTCGCCCGACGGATCCCGGTCCGCTGGGGTATCGGGTGGAGATCGACTTTGAGCGCCTGGAGCCCGATTCGGATATTCACGCGCTGGTGGTGGATCAGGTAGTCTCGGTCACGCCGCTGAGCCTGGATCTCACATCCCGGGTCTCGGAAAGGGAGTTGCGCCAATGGTGGGAGAACGCCAGGTAG
- a CDS encoding penicillin acylase family protein: MSQGTRYLRRAAVLALILIVGILAGVPLLGLAMRPPSHLTLQGPEGRILLRPAGPAQWRLEAGSARDEAFAEGVLDGLDAAPLLILRRAAAYGQLQALIGPEAAEADAWARERIPPAVARAWEALDEEARARLEAYAAGVNAAWRMGIPGARRLPRPDPIARPWDPRDSLMVAAGLALAHPGWMEAEIHRLLPRLPPFLRSALEDPRWTSASPVPDAAMREAVWRAWAAAGVAPELGLFRGCREGLGFRLHAMAAPVLPLPWRAAWEGETLRLRWPGIPGALARISPSGGRWLQPEPGFGDPLDHLEELVRAIAMEGTSSPFWSWMPLPGEWPLCSAARAVHREALRALPPQDWLQRRVQGMLQRWEGDLDARSPSALVYVVWREEILRATLQDALGEEGLRRLLTRRPAEVVLTALLADETLGNPGSPSGDEDRRSILREAYRRALIWIGRRYGDLHTIWEWGKAHAAALSIPGWPFQVEIPVGGDERAPWPTPIDPARPYRTAFWPALTVRGGSVVGIETAPAPWWWPWP; the protein is encoded by the coding sequence ATGAGCCAGGGAACACGGTATCTTCGCCGCGCGGCCGTCCTGGCCCTGATCCTGATCGTGGGGATCCTCGCCGGGGTCCCGCTGCTGGGGCTGGCGATGCGCCCGCCTTCCCACCTCACCCTGCAAGGGCCGGAGGGGAGGATCCTCCTGCGCCCGGCCGGCCCGGCCCAGTGGCGTCTGGAGGCCGGTTCCGCGCGGGATGAGGCGTTCGCGGAAGGCGTCCTGGACGGGCTGGACGCCGCTCCGTTGCTGATCCTGCGGCGGGCGGCGGCGTATGGCCAGCTCCAGGCGCTGATCGGGCCGGAGGCCGCGGAGGCGGATGCATGGGCCCGGGAGCGGATCCCCCCGGCCGTCGCCCGGGCCTGGGAGGCCCTGGATGAGGAGGCCCGGGCCCGGCTCGAAGCGTATGCCGCCGGGGTCAACGCCGCCTGGCGGATGGGGATCCCGGGCGCCCGCCGCCTCCCGCGGCCGGACCCCATCGCCCGGCCCTGGGATCCCCGGGATAGCCTGATGGTGGCGGCGGGCCTGGCCCTGGCCCACCCCGGATGGATGGAGGCGGAGATCCATCGCCTGCTTCCGCGTCTTCCCCCTTTCCTTCGCTCCGCCCTGGAAGACCCTCGCTGGACCTCCGCCTCGCCGGTCCCGGATGCCGCGATGCGTGAGGCCGTGTGGCGGGCGTGGGCGGCCGCCGGCGTGGCCCCGGAGCTCGGGCTCTTCCGCGGCTGCCGGGAGGGCCTGGGGTTCCGCCTCCACGCCATGGCGGCCCCGGTGCTGCCGCTGCCCTGGCGCGCGGCGTGGGAGGGGGAAACGCTGCGCCTGCGCTGGCCGGGGATCCCCGGCGCCCTCGCGCGCATCTCCCCATCCGGCGGGCGGTGGTTGCAGCCGGAGCCCGGCTTCGGGGACCCCCTGGATCATCTGGAGGAGCTGGTCCGCGCGATCGCGATGGAGGGGACGTCGTCCCCGTTCTGGAGCTGGATGCCCCTCCCGGGGGAATGGCCTTTGTGCTCGGCAGCCCGGGCGGTCCATCGGGAGGCGCTGCGAGCGTTGCCGCCGCAGGACTGGCTGCAACGGCGGGTGCAGGGGATGCTCCAGCGCTGGGAAGGAGACCTGGACGCACGAAGCCCTTCCGCTCTCGTCTACGTCGTATGGCGGGAGGAGATCCTCCGGGCGACGCTGCAGGACGCGCTGGGAGAGGAGGGGCTGCGGCGTCTGCTCACCCGGCGGCCTGCGGAGGTGGTCCTGACGGCGCTGCTGGCGGATGAAACCCTGGGGAACCCTGGGAGCCCATCGGGAGATGAGGACCGGAGATCCATCCTGCGGGAAGCCTACCGGCGGGCGTTGATCTGGATCGGACGGCGCTATGGCGATCTGCACACCATCTGGGAATGGGGGAAAGCCCATGCGGCTGCCCTGTCGATCCCCGGCTGGCCGTTTCAGGTGGAGATCCCGGTGGGAGGGGACGAGCGGGCGCCCTGGCCCACGCCGATCGATCCGGCCCGGCCGTATCGGACGGCCTTCTGGCCGGCGCTCACGGTGAGAGGCGGTTCGGTCGTGGGGATCGAGACGGCGCCCGCCCCGTGGTGGTGGCCGTGGCCGTAG
- a CDS encoding adenylate/guanylate cyclase domain-containing protein encodes MESVERSSEISRLLHLLREQLERIGWEVSGTGRETSGMDPQGSLRAALEASRELLEGLQARVQREQALLAHMLDPHLRAYLIQHSDPWVEGGVRREITVLFADLQGFSGLCDRLPLEDLVPLLNRYLRVAWEAIRGEGGVVDRFMGDAVLGWFNAPFDLPDHTYRALRAAWRMQQELALLHAMLPPEQRRRYRIGVHVGEAIMGPIGTPDYWTYTVVGSVANYARRLQEAAPPGQIMISRAVFERLRDRIEARALPVFPVRGGAQVVPVYRFLGFREGQP; translated from the coding sequence ATGGAGTCTGTCGAGCGTTCCTCCGAGATCAGCCGGCTGCTTCATCTCCTCCGCGAGCAGCTGGAGCGAATCGGGTGGGAGGTTTCCGGAACAGGGCGGGAAACCTCAGGCATGGATCCCCAGGGCTCGTTGCGGGCCGCTTTGGAGGCCAGCCGCGAGCTCCTGGAGGGCTTGCAGGCTCGGGTCCAGCGCGAGCAGGCCCTTCTGGCTCACATGCTGGATCCCCACCTGAGGGCCTACCTGATCCAGCATTCGGATCCCTGGGTGGAAGGGGGGGTCCGACGGGAGATCACGGTGCTATTTGCCGATCTACAGGGTTTTTCAGGTTTATGCGATCGACTTCCTCTGGAGGATCTGGTCCCTCTTCTGAATCGCTACCTCCGGGTGGCCTGGGAGGCGATCCGAGGAGAAGGGGGAGTGGTGGATCGGTTTATGGGGGATGCGGTGCTGGGCTGGTTTAATGCGCCCTTCGATCTGCCGGATCATACCTATCGGGCCCTGCGGGCGGCGTGGCGGATGCAGCAGGAGCTGGCCCTTCTGCACGCGATGCTCCCTCCGGAGCAGAGACGGCGCTATCGGATCGGTGTGCATGTGGGCGAGGCCATTATGGGCCCTATCGGGACGCCAGATTACTGGACATACACGGTAGTCGGCAGTGTGGCCAATTACGCCCGCCGGTTGCAGGAGGCCGCGCCGCCTGGCCAGATTATGATCAGCCGGGCGGTGTTTGAGCGGTTGCGGGATCGCATTGAGGCCCGGGCATTGCCCGTTTTCCCGGTCCGGGGAGGGGCTCAGGTGGTGCCGGTTTATCGATTCCTGGGGTTCCGGGAGGGACAGCCATGA
- the murA gene encoding UDP-N-acetylglucosamine 1-carboxyvinyltransferase: MAREACFVIEGGRRLRGEVRPGGNKNAALPLIAATLLAEEPVVLRNVPRIRDVRTLLRLLSDLGAAIEELDPHTLRIDTRDVRPRPLNPELCRDIRASILLAGPLLARFGEVEMPPPGGDVIGRRRLDTHFLAFEALGARYEVNRVFRIRSKGRLTGADILLDEASVTATENAVMAAALARGTTVLRNAASEPHVQALCRFLNRIGACIEGIGSNTLIIHGVDRLGGGEWEIESDHIEVGSFIGLAALVGDGIWIRRAVPHHLRMVQLVYRRLGIHFEIHGEDIFVPPEQSLRVVPDIGGHIPKIEDAPWPGFPADLMSIAIVAATQAAGPVLFHEKMFESRLYFVDKLIAMGARIVLCDPHRCLVHGPSPLHGERLESPDIRAGMALVIAALCAEGTSVIRNITQIDRGYEDLDGKLRALGAAIERVER, encoded by the coding sequence ATGGCCCGCGAAGCCTGTTTTGTCATCGAGGGAGGGCGACGGCTCCGGGGGGAGGTGCGGCCGGGCGGCAATAAGAACGCCGCCCTCCCCCTCATCGCCGCCACCCTGCTCGCCGAGGAGCCGGTGGTGTTGCGCAACGTGCCCCGCATCCGCGATGTGCGCACGCTGCTGCGGCTCCTGAGCGATCTGGGAGCGGCCATCGAGGAGCTGGACCCCCATACGTTGCGGATTGACACCCGTGACGTGCGCCCACGCCCTCTGAACCCGGAGCTCTGTCGGGACATCCGGGCGAGCATCCTGCTGGCGGGCCCGCTGCTGGCCCGGTTCGGCGAGGTGGAGATGCCGCCGCCCGGCGGGGATGTCATCGGCCGCCGGCGGCTGGATACCCACTTCCTGGCCTTTGAGGCCCTGGGGGCGCGCTATGAGGTGAACCGGGTGTTCCGCATCCGCTCGAAGGGCCGGTTGACCGGCGCGGATATCCTGCTGGATGAGGCCAGCGTGACGGCGACGGAGAACGCCGTGATGGCCGCGGCCCTGGCCCGGGGCACCACGGTCCTGCGCAACGCGGCCTCGGAGCCGCACGTCCAGGCTCTCTGCCGCTTCCTCAACCGGATCGGCGCCTGCATCGAGGGCATCGGCTCCAACACCCTGATCATCCACGGGGTGGACCGCCTGGGGGGCGGGGAGTGGGAGATCGAATCCGATCATATCGAGGTGGGATCTTTCATCGGGTTGGCCGCCTTGGTCGGCGATGGCATCTGGATCCGCCGTGCCGTCCCCCATCACCTGCGCATGGTGCAGCTGGTCTACCGGCGCCTGGGGATCCATTTCGAAATCCACGGGGAAGATATCTTCGTGCCCCCCGAGCAATCCCTCCGGGTGGTGCCCGATATCGGCGGGCATATCCCGAAGATCGAGGACGCCCCGTGGCCGGGGTTCCCCGCCGATCTGATGAGCATCGCCATCGTGGCCGCCACCCAGGCGGCGGGCCCCGTCCTCTTCCACGAGAAGATGTTTGAGAGCCGCCTCTATTTCGTGGACAAACTGATCGCTATGGGCGCTCGCATTGTCCTCTGCGATCCCCATCGCTGTCTGGTCCATGGCCCCTCCCCGCTGCACGGGGAGCGCCTGGAGAGCCCGGACATCCGGGCGGGGATGGCGCTAGTGATCGCGGCCCTCTGCGCCGAGGGAACCAGCGTGATCCGCAACATCACCCAGATCGATCGGGGCTATGAGGATCTCGACGGGAAGCTGCGCGCCCTGGGCGCGGCCATCGAACGCGTGGAGCGATAG